GATTCGCAACAAATTACTTGGCCTTGCCCTGCTTGGCAACCGCTTCCATGGCCGCCCGCACCGCGTCGGGATCGCCCAGATATTCCGACTTGATCGGCTTCAGATGGGCATCCAAATCGTACACCAGCGGCAAGCCGGTGGGGATGTTCAACTCAACGATATCGTCATCGCCGATGTTGTCGAGATACTTCACCAGCGCCCGCAAGCTGTTGCCGTGCGCCACCACAATCACGCGCTGACCGCTGAGAATGCTGGGGGCAATCGTTTCGTGCCAGAACGGCAGAAAGCGATCCACGGTGTCCTTCAGGCATTCCGTGCGGGGCAAATCGCTGTCGGGCAAGCCCGAATAGCGACGATCGAACCCGGGGAAGCGCTCATCGGTCACTTCCAGCG
This DNA window, taken from Tuwongella immobilis, encodes the following:
- the gpmA gene encoding 2,3-diphosphoglycerate-dependent phosphoglycerate mutase, giving the protein MYKLVLLRHGESTWNQENRFTGWTDVDLSPKGMQEASAAGKTLRDAGLTFDIAYTSVLKRAIRTCWLALESMDLLWLPTVRSWRLNERHYGALQGLNKSETAAQYGEAQVKIWRRSYDIPPPPLEVTDERFPGFDRRYSGLPDSDLPRTECLKDTVDRFLPFWHETIAPSILSGQRVIVVAHGNSLRALVKYLDNIGDDDIVELNIPTGLPLVYDLDAHLKPIKSEYLGDPDAVRAAMEAVAKQGKAK